The DNA region TAAATAATACTTATTTAGTAAGCATTTAATCAGAAACCTCTCATCAAAAACATTTtcctcacctctctttctctctcacagatACACTCTATGTTCATTTTCATATTGCTTGATTAGGATGGATCTCCCTCAAGACGGTGAGGATGCTGTTGGTGGAAATCAGACAGGCAGAGCAGCACGTGCCGTGTCCAGCCACGTGTCCATGAAGAATGAGGAGCCCGtcactgatgggcatcagggggtcagcacaggaagagtgctgtcttatccaaggtgagttgtttccactgatgggcatcagggggtcagcacaggaagagtgctgtcttatccaaggtgagttgtttCCAAATTTAaagacatagggtgcctctcattcagcctTTATaagtcctccctcgctcctcgggcctcgatcctaactgatctacataaagaaagatagaagaagggatagattatcccattgttgccgccccatgtCTTTGCTAGTTTGTGTCCTAAATTATCATCAaggggtgttgaggtgcatgatCACAAATTTCGATTCTGAAGCCACTGAGCACCAATGGCCAAAAACAATCTGGTCTCAAATGAAAGATGCAATATTCAATTGTATACAGTATTACAGCACTGCATATGTAGAGTGCACTGTCAAGAAGTCCAGTGATCTGTCTAGTGGGGAGACCCTAGCAATGATCCACGggaacacaatgcaaacacagtGCTGTATGCTAGCTTAGATGATGAATGTCCttagggtgtgcatgtgtgcgtgtgcgtgcgtgcgtgcggtgcccagctgtgtgtccatgaagagtgaccggtccatgCATCACCCTCACAATTTCAGCAGTGCAGGAtcacagtctgatccaaagtgagatttcagcTTTTGTATCCATATGcaagagtagacaggaaacCACCTACAGCCAAGAAAgagtagcctgattaccatcgactttcaaaggctctgcgagactttagtctgaccaacagcctgtgctaacacggtttcttgccagcgctggttgacccgcctcctttaagtgcctcggtttgctactggtagatgtcagaaagcggattgccgagtttaaaccaataacaacactctttccgctgccttgaacacgcctctacccagagccgttggagctgctcaaagttgattggttctcgaccaaagggggcagttccgcagatttcgggaactcagaaatccttctcaatgagcagttgaccagaccagcagcaaaagcctgaaggcgttgcgtcactgggagggcgtgccaggctaaagaaagagagtgttttTCCCTATATAGAGGTGCATCTCAAAAAATGTGAATTTTGTGgaaaagtttatttaaaaaaagtgaAGCTTTCATTTTAGATTCATTACATACAACGTTAGCTATTTCATgccatttttgttttaattttgttGATAACGAAATTAGAATGAACATGACATTATACACAATTGTTATAAATTGGCAAGCACTGAGCAGAAACAAACCATCCAGACAGAAAGATTCTGTTCATTAAAGCAGGTGGGATTTGCAGATTCGCAATGTTAAATGTTtgaaactaaaactaaaacttaCACTTGGATTTGCGAAAATAATTGCGCTTTAATTTTAATttagtcttttttttcatttgcattaCCATTATTGAGATAAACAATGTTGATAGATAATTTGTGTCTAAATCTCTGTTGACAAAATTAACATTGTGGTGTGTGGTCCTTAGTATACAagcatgtgtgcacactcacTTCTTAACAGCACAAATCATATTCTTCTACCAACTCTCATCTGCACCTCCACTGTGGTATGTTTTcctgtgactgtatgtgtgcagcAATTGGCCTGTCTTCAGTGTCAGTTGCTGTGAATGATGAATTCCTGTTCCTGTGGATTTAGGAACATACTGACCCAGGATCAGTccaggtgtgtagtgtgtgagcagctactGAGGGACCCAGTCACCACCAGCTGTGGACACAGGttctgcaggcagtgcatcaacagctactggagccagtctggtccatcaggagactacagctgcccccagtgcagaaAGAGACCCAGAACACAACCCATTATAAACCCTGACATGACTCAACCACTGTACCCATCTACAGACATGGCACAGCCTCCATCTAACCAACACAGTGAAGTTcctccatccccacacacagacacggggcAGCATCCTCAGTACTCAAACTCAGCCATGGGGCAGCACAATCATCCACACATCCAGCACCCTCtttatccacacatccacacggcACAGATCTCTCCACAGCCTCCCTTAGATGTGCACACAGTCATGACAGGCAGCACCCATCTGCAAACTGAGCATGTTCCAGTCAAAAGGGCCAAACTAACAGGTACTAGAAGATATGTGTCCAAGAGCAGGGCTTGCGCATGATAAAAAGactatttatttaaaatagaTAAAAATGTTACGCACTCTATTAACTGTTAAGGTTTTATCTGATACAAGTACTTTCGAAAGAAAACTGTGTTGTAGAAATACTGACCAATTAGTTATGAATTATGTTTATcctttggtttgtttgtttgtgtcctgcCAAACAGATGACCGTGTTCTGAACAGAGTACTGATGACCCATAAAGCCAgcatgaagaggaggtttgagagcatatgtgaaggcatcataaggtcagggactcaaacactcctgaacaagatctacacagagctctacatcacagagggagagagtgaaggggtgaataatgagcatgaggtttggcaggtagagtcagcatcCAGGCCACAAACTACTGATGACACAGCAATCAACTGTAATGATATATTCAAGCCCTTACTTGGACAGGAGAGACAAATCAGAACAGTCATGACCAAGGGcattgctggcattggaaaaaccgtctcagtgcagaagttcatccttGACTGGGCAGAGGAGAAAGCTAATCAGGATgtagatttcatgtttgtgctttcattccgtgagctgaatttggtcaaacatgatcagtacagtcttcacaggctcctgcttgacttccaccctgagcttaGAGAGCTACAGAATGGTGAATACAAAGACTGCCacattgtgttcatctttgatggtctggatgagagtCGACTTCCACTGAATTTCCAAGGGAACCACGCGTTGTGTGATGtgacacaaacatcatcagtggatgtgctgatgacgagcctcattcagggacctcttcttccctctgctctcatctggataacctctcgaccagcagcagccagtcagatCCCTTCTCAGTGCATCAGTCAGGTGACGGAAGTACGAGGgttcaatgacccacagaaggaagagtaTTTCAGGAAGAGGATTAGTGACCAGATTCAAGCCAACAAAATAATCTCACACATTTTGGCAACCAAGAGTCTCCACATCATGTGCCATatgccagtcttctgttggatctcaGCCACTGTCCTTCAGCAGATACTGGAACAAGATGATGGGAAAGAAGCCCCCAAAAcactgactgagatgttcatacacttcctgctcatccagaccaccagCAAGAAGCAGAAGTTTCAAGAAGAAAgtgagacagatggacagaggcTCCTGGAATCACACAAGGGTGTCATATTGAAATTGGCAGAGCTGGCTTTCAAGCATCTGGAGAATGGCAATCTTatgttctatgaggaagacctgagagagtgtggcattgatgtcagtgaagcttcagtgtactctggcatgtgcactgagatcttcagggaggaatgtgtgtttcaccacaagaaggtctactgctttgtgcatctgagcatccaggagtttctggcTGCACTGCATGTGTTTGCCTCCTATCTGAAAGAAAACACGTTGGATGCAGTTCTCAATAGAATTTCCTTGAAGAGACTTCCTAGTCGAGACCAtaatgatgaggaggaggaggagagtaaagGGAAGAAAGGACAAGAGGagaatggagaggaggggagagaagagaaggatgaggaggaagaagaggatgaggaagaagaagagtaTGATGATGACAGTTATGATGATTATGACAGTTATGACTATGACGATGATTGTTATCATGATAATACTTTGTATAATCTGTTGAAAGGGGAAGTGGATAAGGCTTTGGATAGCAAGAATGGACACCTGGACCTTTATATCCGCTTCCTTGTAGGCATATCAGTAGAGCAGAATCAGGCCCTTTTACAAGGCTTATTTCCAAGCATCCACAACAGTTCAGGCAACATCAAGAGCACATGTGAATATATCAAGAAACTCAACAGGAAGGATTCTTCTCCTGAAAGATACATCAATCTTTTacactgcttatttgaaatgaacgATCACTCTCTACATCAAGAAATGCAAGTGTATTTGACATCTCCAGATAACCTATCAGGTGAATTGTCACCTGCCCACTGGtcagcactggcccacatgcttctgatgtctgaCGAGGTGCTGGACGAGTTTGACTTGAGCAAATACAGAATACCAGAGGAGGGACAACACAGACTGATGCCAGCTGTGAGATGCTGCAGGAAGGCTCTGTGAGTATAATAAACACATCACAATTCTGAAGTTATGTATAACAAacaggtactgtactgtacatcaacatttgttttgcatttatttCAAAAGTGTGACTTTCATGTATTCGAGATTCATAACACAAAGTGAAAGTCAAGCCTTTTTGTTTTAACTTTGATAATCTCAATCTTGATGATTACAGTTTACAGCTCATGAAAAAATATGAGAATGAAGATTtaataatatactgtagaaaCCTAGGAAGAGCTCTACTCATCTATTTAAGTCAAAGTTTTAGTAAAGTTTCCTGACCCTTCAATCCCTCAATCAAGACAGCGCAATGTACTTTTCCAAAATATTCTAATTTTGCgggatgcacatgcacatatttcCTCACAATAAACACGTCAAGTATTTTCAAGTATTTATTTTTAGATACCTCAATTCATATGTTTATTCTCCAGTTTTAATAGTAAGTGTTTTAGGCCAGGGTATCATCAGATAGATGTAGAGTAGAGTATTATTTAATTGTCAGATATACAAGCTTTCCTCAGTGTTACGTTCCCATCATGATGATACTCCATCTCGGCACCAGGTGGTATCTGGTCACGAAATGGTCAGTAGCAGCACTTAGGCCAGGGTAGCATCAGATAGATGTAGATTAGAGTATTATTTAATTGACGGATACACAAGCTTTCCTCTGTAATTACATTTCCATCATGATAATACTCCATCTCGGCACCAGCAGATATCTGGTCAAACTCTTAATTCAATGCACAGGATGTACTTGCACCTCTGTTATAGTAACACTGATCAGCCTTTATAATTTAGTGTCTGTGGTTAGACACTATACAGTAATAACTGTAATTGTACTTGGGTTTCATTCTCTACTGTAATCTTTGTATGTTTGGGGGTCTTATCCctcttgcagacttgctggctgTAAGCTAACAGAGAAGTCCTGGGATATCGTGGCCTccgctctgcagtctgcaaactcccccttaagagagctggacctgagtcagaatgacctgcaggagTCAGGAGaaaagctgctctctgctctacagagtccaaactgcaaactggagacactgaggttaGTAATATTGTAGACTAATGACATACACATACTGCCAAACACAGGCTATGTTTACCAGATTGATATATCTTTTCTAATTTCATTATTTGTAAAGGATAGTATATAGAGCACAGAATCCACACAGTGGAACATTTAGGTTGATATGGCATAATTTTCTCTTTAATAACTGTATGTTGTGAATAATAATACATACATGTTTGGTCTtcaattaatacttgtaatgtgggcagcAGTCTGATCATAATTTAAAATTACAAttgagctggacctgagtcagaatgacctgcagaggtcaggagaaaaactgctctctgctctacactagtccaaactgcaaacttGAGATTCTGAGGTCAGTGATATCCTGAAAGCACAGAGGTCTTACTGTATCTATTCTGTTACATGATGTATGttcttacagacttgttggctgtaagcTAAAAGGACAATTTCTGGCCATGACacttcagtgggcaaactcccacctaagagagctggacatcagtgacagtaaGCTTCAGGACTGtagaggagaactgctccatcaaccactgaatcaagactgtaaattgaggtctgtattttgcacagtgcacacagactggtGCATTCTGTTGGATCtaaaaactgtttatcttttaTTCATTGGCATTTTATATTTGGGAATGTAAGAAGTACAGAGGACATGTTGCTTATACTGGTTTCCTTTCTCACTGTAGACTCATCAGCTGTAGACTCAAAGACAGCTCGTCTAATGTTGTcgtctcagttctgcagtcatattattctcaactgagtgagttggacatgagtggctgtgatctgcactCATCAGACGAGAAGcagctctctggtcttagaaacccaaactgtcgactggagaaactgaggtcagtataATCTGAAAGACAGTTCACAGAGGCCTTatctacagtacacattcaAGTTTAACTTTATTTGTCATTCTAGCCATATTTGTAAAACATCTACAGTGTACATTTGTAATCAGTTAGAAaataaagtttaaaaaaaaagctgttttaAAAGTGACAATTCAAAAAAGATAAGTGTAAAGCTAACAAATTACAATCAAGTTCTTAAGTTCAGATGCTTAAGAATATACAGAATAATGAGCATAATAAATGAATACACCGAATCGTTTTAAATCCGTACCCACTTATACAACTTGTGTGTCAGTTACAAAGAGTTTAACAATTGTATGGCCTGTGGAATGAAGCTTTGGCAGCTTctgactgttgttgtttttctgaagCAATGTGTCCTGCCAGACGGCAAGAGAACAAACAGTCCATGTGCCGGGTGAGAGGAGTCTCTTATAATGCAGAGAGCTTTCTTCCTGCACCTGCACCAACTCCACactttggacatacagtagattatACTGTCACTGTTCTGAGATGCTAGACTCAAGGCATGAGTTTGAGAAGCACTGGGTTTTTAATGTCCATGTTGGTGTGAATGAACTGGTCCCAGACCTGTCTAGTATAATACTCCCTGTATAAAGCCCTGTCAACCGTAGAGTGTATTAACTAGACACTGAAAACATCACTCGTCATGCCTCTCTGATTTCACTATTTGTGATTCTCTGTTACATGGTTTGTGttcttacagacttgttggctgtaaactgagaggAAGATTTCTGGCCTTgactcttcagtgggcaaactcccacctaagagagctggacatcagtgacagtgagcttcaggactgtggaggacaactgctccatcaaccactgaatcacgtctgtaaagtgaggtctgtattttgcacagtgcacatcttgttttctgtcttttcaTGTTTGGAGTGTAAGGAGTATAGAGGACCTGTTGCTTaaagtgttttcctctctcaccaCAGACTCATCAGCCGTGGACTCAGCTCCcgtgaggttgtggtctcagttctttcctatatttctcaactgagtgagttggacatgactggttgtgatctgcaaacatcaacagagaagctgctctctggtcttagaaacccaaactgccacctggagaaactgaggtcagtaaaactCTGAAAGACTTCACAGAGGTCTTATCTACACATTCAAACTTTCAAATAATTTTGACATTCAGACTTAGAAGCATAGAAGCATTTTGAGAAACTTTTGCTCTGATTgtttagcctggatgccagaccgaagtttagccccgcctacatcctttttctgcagggaacttcggtctggcactgctcctttcagctaacctgactttcgccagatcctatagttcgctgtctgcttcacacaaggatctgggacttcgcgataggagatgtatttctgaaggcgggtccttgtaaaacatcctcgcatgtgatttgataaaccacttgcctgttatcttgaatgacgtgctaggcttcttcaagctcttgccaaactcggtcggaagaagagtaaaaacatccttgccaccaataaatgtcttcaaaactattctctgttaatcttttaaagaatgaatactcgatacagtagattcgacaaaacggttgaaatagcagaatcaatgtcagcacaagactcctcgcggcgtgccgccattgttatttgaatcaaacactcgcttcggcgctcctgattggttgctcattttttgaatcactggcaggggtttggattgccctcgcgtccagacccttgtgtggagctcagcgaaacgcctctgatggagcatggcggaactacaagggtctggcgagagtcaggctaccgttcagctgctactattcgagatacagatctgttcggaccaatcacattgtcagggcgggctttacgtgatgattgacagatgaacagcagtgacgttcacggctgcatgcatCCTCgctcgacgagttgggtgtgagaccgtgttggcttaggttgattttgattgcaacagaaacgctatggctatgaatgcataatttgttcatgcagtttggcctttcgtttatgttagctattgaaacggaggttttatcacggattcacacaaccaTTCCTGAACACTTagaacttcagtttcactttcaccaagttaaaacagcatgtttgggtgatgttgttcctgtttgctcgttgggttaacgacacacttccccagctgttcattgcataccgTTTGacggaattatttttaaaaacgagggaggatgttttccatatagcctaccctgctacatatctCGTTgtcttaaggcctattcggacgggattagttttatggggtgacatcaggtaaagtaataattaccaggtaatgtagtcccgtccggacgcgccatgtcagtaaacataacggagtatgtcggtgacatttacagacacttttaccttccgtaaaacgttccggagaaattaccttaggtaatattaatcccgtgcgaacgcgaccctctgtaaagatgcctgtaatatttcgtcacatcctgattggaaaacaattccaccatagtctgaatgaaaacatgacatgtgtagctcctaataggacgttagctagtttgcctattagcttgatattgttagccatttcaaactacttatggcataacataaagctaacgtttgctagtttaaccaacttgtagtctttcaaatctgaaaatgccgcacgtacctgacgcaaagtatcacgtgcacagcgacgaagatgtgacggcagaacgtaaacgtagttactcccatgtcaagtaaaatgacagagatgtctagtcccgtccgaattggacatttatattacagaggtcatatgataaacctgcattactgtacgtccccccataaaactaatcccgtccgaataggcctttaaggcctattcggacgggattagttttatggggggacgtaggtttatcatatgacctctgtaatataaatgtccaattcggacgggactagacatctctgtcattttacctgacatgggaggagtaactatgtttacgttctgccgtcacatcttcgtcgccgtgcacgtgatattttgcgtcaggtacgtgcggcattcagatttgaaagactacacaagttggttaaactagcaaacgttagctttatgttatgccataagtagtttgaaatggctaacaatatcaagctattaggcaaactagctaacgccctattaggagctgcacagcatgttatgtttcattcagactatggtggaattgttttcaaatcaggatgtgacgaaatattacagacatctttacagagggtcgcgttcgcacgggattaatattacctaaggtaatttctccggaccgttttacggaaggtaaaagtgtctgtaaatgtcaccgacattctccgttatgtttactgacatggtgcgtccggacgggactacattacctggtaattattactttacctgacgtcaccccataaaactaaaggcctattcggacgggattagttttatggggtgacatcaggtaaagtaataatttaaaaaaaaaaaaaaaaaaaaaaaaaaaaaatgacagagatgtctagtcccgtccgaattggacatttatattacagaggtcatacacagatttcctgtttactaacaaaactagatgcgcgcgcacccacggggcagaagacgccgaatggccggtcttaacgttataaagttaacctaataaccagctgctgtacgctataatcggcattttttgtatgccactgttgtctaattgatgataacatctcatttatgagcttatttcagagtttgtcgttcgttttcattatttataaaatatCGTCTTTTTGCcggttttggtggtttctggcaaatatatgcattactttacattcctgaacattctctaaccatcgtcattttgaatagtgctgttttcggcactaaaattcattttaatcttttcacggagagcagctgcttaatgctgttcatggtgctttctgccccttgcgtgcgtgcgcatgttttcgagaaatctatgtatggtaaacctgcattactctacgtccccccataaaactaatcccgtccgattAGGCctttagatttcgcagatactgacagccaataacttgttctgtttggtttgggctatccaatgagtgcagagctaacCCCTCCGCCCTGTATCAGTTGAATCAcaccccataatcgcagctgaatggagcagtttcagactcatattctgacaagaattgagtatgacgtcgtcaggctactgATTGTTGTGCCTGGTTTGAGAGGAAGTTGACCCCAGATCAGTTCAGTGCTCCCTGCTGGTGTGtcctagcctggcatagccctccgtaagcttccgctcgattttcatttcccttcaccattacgtctgggtctaatcccattgaactcgatttcccaggatgcattccatccggaccaatcagcgaacgggggggatcgggggaggggggtgttaacGATGACGTCGAGTATATGCGCATTGTAGTCTCTATAgctgtcacgaccaaacgtagcgattgggtaaaatcaggcccaatcgattcaaacttcaacagagttcatgcctcctgcctgaaatcgattctgaatggagtacagttaggtccagaccctctgtacgatattagtacgagggtttggtatgaccggGCTAGGTGTGTCCATGCACATAGAGCTCTACATCCACACAGGGAGCTGGACACTGAGGTTGGGATGACTAGTGGGAGTCCATTTGCAGGGAAGCTGTACAAGACCTAAGCTGTATTATCTCATTTTGCACACTGTTTTTCTCAAAGTGATATTACTGCtttaatattcatcataaaaCTAGGCAGTGACCCAACACATTGCAACAAGACTCATTTAGAGATGAAGCGGTCAGGCTACAATGTCTGTAATTGCTGCAGGAAGGGGATTCTGTGATGAAAGCTAATTTCAATCACAACCCCATTCTTACAAGTAGAAACTATTATTTCACTCAATGTCCTCTATTCCTTTCcctatttatttgtattataaTGTGTCAATGTCTGTTAAATAATGTTAATAAGATTTTAGCTAAAAACTTTTGATAATAATGGTAAGAATATGAATGTATGCATGccaccattctgttttctgacatctgtctcttgccctctcactctctgcagacttgctggttgtgagTTAACAGAGGTAacctgtaaggctgtagcctctgctttgcagtcctccatctccctaaaggaactggacctgagttacaatgacctgaaggagtctggagttcagcttctctgtaCAGGACTCAATAGCCCTCACTCTAAGCTGACAACattaaggtgtgtatgtgcacacatattgtgGCACTGTTGGCCGCCtatctgtattttttttagAATAAATCATCAGCTGCAGTATGTGTTAAAACAGACAGAGTCAGTGCCAGCTTTTGAAAACAAGCTGTGACATGATGGCATCTGTGCTGAAAGGGACTTCCCAGCTCTGACCTGCTAGcttgacgagccagacccacatcaagatgtagggtctggacacaccgtagacagggctcaatcggaggggtgggataaacagttgtctttcaaattccctccccgcgaTAGGATAACGcgaaacgaatcatcttcttgttttcaagtagcaggatgcgtaaccttccctctccacgcaataggataacgctaaacgaatcatcttcttgttttcaaataacaggatgcgtaaccgtcgcaacttctggtcgcatgtcagtcaccattatgttaagcccacccaccgactctacagtatacacgctgtgattggcccgctggtgcttcgggttctcagctccctggctctatggatcgtgcctagactgccccgccagccaaattacatttgctgccgctaggggcgtctagatttctaggctactgacCTGCAGGATGCAGTTTAAGATCAAGTGCATTGTCATGTTGATATTAACAGAATAACAGTAGATCCAGAGGTGATTACCAGGGTATTTAAAACTATATGCTTTAACAAGGCAACAGGGCCAGATGGCATGTCTGCTTTTCTTATTAAAACATTTGCAGAGGAACTCCCACCGGCCTGGCATCCACTCTTTCAGCTCTCTATAGATTCCCAGTGTGATGTGGCAGCTCATAGGCGCGTCCTAATGGCGGCCGCTATGAGCTTTCATCTTCATTTTACCGTTTGAACTCACTCATGCTGATAACttcactcctgtcctccattATTACATGTACTCGTTGTTGTATGTAGAAACGGATGGGAGCACACATACTGAAAACTGTGCCAGACATTTCACTcacctttcattcattcattccatatGAAATTATGTTTATTGAAAATATCCATATATGGCAGTAACATCAGACAGGTTACGTCTTACGCAAATATTTAGACAAAAATGCACCAGCGTCTCCATTTCCTGCGGAGACTGAGAGTCTTTGGGGTTTGTGAGAGCATCATGTTAATTTGGTATAGAGCCACCATAGAGTCCATCTTGCACTATGGCATCACCAGCTGGTTTGGACATCTGACAGTTAAGGTCAAGGCCCAACTAGGTAATGTGGTCACATTACCAACACAACAGCTGGACAAATGATGGAGTCCCTGCTCCCCTCACTCTCCAAGACTTATCTGAGCAGTCCACTCTACAGCAGGCTGACAGAATTCTATCTGACCCCTCCCATGTGCTGTACCAAGAATATGAGCTCATGAACACAGGAAGGAGGTACAGGGTCCCTTTCTGTTTAGCACAGTCACTACAAACATTCCTCTGTCCCCCTGTCAGTCAACATGATGAATGGGCAACGTGGGCAGAACAGTAGGAAGGCCCAAAACCAATACTAAGTGCTGAGTAGGGGGCTGTGTATGGGGGCTGAACTGAGTGGAGATGTGCTGAGGCTGTGGTgtatggatgtgctgtgtgtgactggagagtacagagagagagagagtgagtgtctacTTTGGGACTGTGCTTAATGGGACTGGGTGGGAGAGAGTGCTATTTATGGGCTATTTATTGGCCTTTTAACATGATGTGAGTGTCATTTATAGCATGACCGatcaatgtgaatgtgtgccctttttgtattttatatatttatttactctATGTATAGCATATGTGCtatgtcctgtggtgtgttgtgtattgtggcTGTGGCAGCTTACCCCTAAATCCAAAACACATTTC from Sardina pilchardus chromosome 1, fSarPil1.1, whole genome shotgun sequence includes:
- the LOC134088586 gene encoding uncharacterized protein LOC134088586; protein product: MDLPQDGEDAVGGNQTGRAARAVSSHVSMKNEEPVTDGHQGVSTGRVLSYPRNILTQDQSRCVVCEQLLRDPVTTSCGHRFCRQCINSYWSQSGPSGDYSCPQCRKRPRTQPIINPDMTQPLYPSTDMAQPPSNQHSEVPPSPHTDTGQHPQYSNSAMGQHNHPHIQHPLYPHIHTAQISPQPPLDVHTVMTGSTHLQTEHVPVKRAKLTDDRVLNRVLMTHKASMKRRFESICEGIIRSGTQTLLNKIYTELYITEGESEGVNNEHEVWQVESASRPQTTDDTAINCNDIFKPLLGQERQIRTVMTKGIAGIGKTVSVQKFILDWAEEKANQDVDFMFVLSFRELNLVKHDQYSLHRLLLDFHPELRELQNGEYKDCHIVFIFDGLDESRLPLNFQGNHALCDVTQTSSVDVLMTSLIQGPLLPSALIWITSRPAAASQIPSQCISQVTEVRGFNDPQKEEYFRKRISDQIQANKIISHILATKSLHIMCHMPVFCWISATVLQQILEQDDGKEAPKTLTEMFIHFLLIQTTSKKQKFQEESETDGQRLLESHKGVILKLAELAFKHLENGNLMFYEEDLRECGIDVSEASVYSGMCTEIFREECVFHHKKVYCFVHLSIQEFLAALHVFASYLKENTLDAVLNRISLKRLPSRDHNDEEEEESKGKKGQEENGEEGREEKDEEEEEDEEEEEYDDDSYDDYDSYDYDDDCYHDNTLYNLLKGEVDKALDSKNGHLDLYIRFLVGISVEQNQALLQGLFPSIHNSSGNIKSTCEYIKKLNRKDSSPERYINLLHCLFEMNDHSLHQEMQVYLTSPDNLSGELSPAHWSALAHMLLMSDEVLDEFDLSKYRIPEEGQHRLMPAVRCCRKALLAGCKLTEKSWDIVASALQSANSPLRELDLSQNDLQESGEKLLSALQSPNCKLETLRLVGCKLKGQFLAMTLQWANSHLRELDISDSKLQDCRGELLHQPLNQDCKLRLISCRLKDSSSNVVVSVLQSYYSQLSELDMSGCDLHSSDEKQLSGLRNPNCRLEKLRLVGCKLRGRFLALTLQWANSHLRELDISDSELQDCGGQLLHQPLNHVCKVRLISRGLSSREVVVSVLSYISQLSELDMTGCDLQTSTEKLLSGLRNPNCHLEKLRLAGCELTEVTCKAVASALQSSISLKELDLSYNDLKESGVQLLCTGLNSPHSKLTTLRLNLCHLSKASCEMMASVLRSAPSHLRELDMSDNDLKDQGVELLCVGLRNPQCKLETLRLSGCLITHEGCSLLSSALKSNPSYLKQLDLNYNHPGDSGVRELTDRLNDPICKLETLRYDHGGECRIKPGHRKYACELTLDPNTARRDFSLSEGNRKVTRLRRQQQPYPDHPERFDSWPQVLCREGLSGHHPERCDSLGQSLVSTGQSGRYYWEAEWRNGEIAVAFKSMERKGSGQSSGFGRNAKSWSLECYSNSYSAWHNNKETAIPAPSSRSSRVGVFLDWPAGTLSFYSVSSNTLTHLHTFHSTFTEPLYPGFWTTSSVSLCQIT